AAATCAGGGAGAACTACCAAAAGGAAATAGAGGAACTCGCCACCCAGGAGAAGAAATGGCGCGACGCCCAGAAAGGACACCTTACCCAGGAGCAGAGCGATGCGCTGGAGAAAGGCCGCAGCCTCGCCGCCCAGAAGCAGAAAGACGGCGAGGCCGAAATCGCCAAGGAAGAAGCGAAGAAACGCCTGGAGCAGCAGAGGGACGAGGTACAGGCCATGAGCGGCTACCTGAAGACCTACGGCTCGTTCCAGCAGCAGAAACTGGCCATTGCCAAGGAAACGGCGCAGCAGATAGCGGAGGTGGACGCAAGCGAGGTAAGCGAGGCGACGAAGAAGTGGCAGAAGGCAAAGATACTGAAGGAGCAGCAGGAGCGTGAGGCAAGCCTGCGGTTCGAGGAGATCAGCCGGGGCATAGACTGGAACGCCCTCTTCAGCGGCGTGGGCAACCTGACGAAGGAGATGATGGAGCCGATGATGGAGCAGCTCCGCGCATACGTGGAAACGGAGGATTACCGGAAGGCCGACGCCGAGACACAGCAGAAGGTGTCTGACCTGATACAGGAGATGCGGAAGTATGTGGGCACGGACCAGAGCGCGACCTGGCAGAAACTGGACGAAGCCATCAAGCAATTCACGGACAGCGTGGCTGCCTACGACCGCGCTGTAAAGGCTGAAGAGGCTGCCGTGAAGGCACGGGACGAGGGCAAGAAGCGCCTGGCTTCCGGGGACATCACGGAAGAGGAGTACAAGGCACTTGAGCAGAAGGCCTTGGAACTTGGCGCAGCCACGGCACAGGCCCGCGAGAACATGGAGGACTTCGGCACGGCGCTGAACCGCACCTCCGACGAGGTGGCGAACTTCACGAGCGGCCTGACTACGGCGCTCAGTAATGCCAAGGGCTGGCAGGGCGTGGAGGGCTTCGGCGGCCTGCAGCAGAGCATGGGGCAGATAGACCAGTTGAAGGGCACACTTGACTCCATACTGCCCCAGATGGGCGAAGGGATGGCGAAGACAATAGGCACGACGCTGTCGGGAACGATGGGCAGTGCTCTGGGCAGCATCGGGGGCGGGCTACAGAGCGTGCTGTCGAGCGGTATGGGCAGCGTGATAGGCATCGTGGCTCAGATACCGAAACTGATACTGGATCTTGCGAACGGTATCAAGAGTTTCGTTACGGGCGTGCTGGACTCCATCACGGAACTTATCTCGCTCAGGTGGATTGATGACCTGGTGGTGAGCATACTGGACGCCGTCGGCAACCTTATAGACGCCATCTTCGACCTTCCGGAGAACCTCTTCAAGGTGCTGGAGGGCATCGTGGTGAACGGCGTGGGCGGTCTGCTGGACACAGTGCTGGGGCGCGTGGGCAACATCCTCTCCTTCGGCGCTCTGAGCAGCAAGGGGCCGAGCGACTGGTTCACGAACAGCAACGAGAGGGAGGTGGCTGCCGCCATCGACCGACTGAGCAAGCGGAACGAACTGCTGGAGCAGGCCATCGAGGACCTGACGGACGAGATGAAGTCGGCACGGGGCGCGACGGCGATACGCATATCGAGCGACGCGGAGAAGCTGCAGCGCGAGACGAACGAGAACTACAAGGGCATAGCGCAGGCGCAGGCCCGCTACCACTCGGCGCACCATAGTTTCAATTATTATTGGGGCGGCTACAGCGACGAGCAGATAGCGCGGCTGAGCCGCCAGATGGGCAGGCAATGGACCGGCGACCTGTGGGACCTGAGCCCCGAGGAGATGAAGATGCTGCGCTCCAATGTCGATATGTGGAAGCAGATCGAGGACACCGGCAAGGGCGGCTACGGCGGCCGTGTGGCGGAGAAACTGAACGCCTACATCGAGCAGGCGGGCAAGCTGGAGGAGATAACGGCCACGCTCTATGAGAACCTGACCACGACAACGAAGGCGAACGTGTTCGATGACTTCCTGGGCTCGCTCTACGACCTTGCGGACGGCTCGGAGGAGGTGTTTGATGAGATAGCCGAGAACTGGCAGGCGATGGTGAACAAGATGGCGGTGAACAACCTCGTGGGGGCGAAGTTCCAGAAGAACCTGGAAGACTGGTACGAGAACCTGGCAAAACTGAACCAGGCGCGCACGAACGGAGAACTGACGGACGCGGAGTACCGGAAGCGGCTGGACGATTTGAAGGCCGAATACGAGGGCTACGTGAACAGCGCAAGAAGCGACATCGACCAGCTGCGCCAGGAGGGTATCATCAAGGAGACCGACAAGGCCGGCGGCACGACACAGAGCGGCAAGGCGGGTGCCTTCATGGCGATGAGCCAGGACCAGGGCACGAAACTGGAGGGACTGTTCGTGAGCGGGCAGATGCACTGGGCAAGCATCGATGACCGTGTGGAGGACGTGGCAGGGAAGATGGACGCGGCGCAGCAGCACCTGAAGAAGATAGAGGACAACACGGGAAGCAGCGCGGCGTCGCTGAGCGCCATCAAGGATGAGATTAAGAAAATAGTACGCGACGGCATAAAAGTGAAGTGATATGGACAAGATATTAGGCGGACTGGTGCTGATCAACGGCACGGACATCTGGAAAGAGTACGGCGTGTTCCTGACGGAGGAGAAGAAAGGCGGCAGGGAGAACCTGAACGCCATCCTCACGCCGAGCAAGGCCAAGGAGCATGTGGGCGTGGACATACGGGAGCATGACGGCAAGAAATACTCCCGGTCGCTGGTACCTGCCAACGCGGAGCGCGACATCACGCTGCACTTCGCCCAGTATGCGAGGTCGCGGGAGCAGTGGCTGGCCAACTACATGGCCTTTATCCGCTTCCTGAAGACGGGCAGGGACGGCTGGCTGACGATTACCTTCACGGAACTGGGGCTGACGCTGAAGGTGTTTTACCTGGACTGCAGCGCCTACCGGTCGCTGACCTATCTATGGAAGGAGGGTGTGCAGGCCAGCCGCTATAAGGTAAGGTTCCGCGAGCCCGAACCGATAATATAAAAAGCCTCCCCCAACCCCTCCGAAGGGAGGGGAGCCATTATACACCATTAGTAAACTGATAATCGGCTGCATTCGGCAAATCAAGCGAGCTTGTTTGCACTCATTTGCACGATTATTAAAACATCATTCAAACACCGATTAAACGATATAAAAATGCTTCTGACACTATATGACAGTTACGGCAACGTGAAGGCACGGATAGCACCCGACGAGAGCAGCACGCAGGACAAGGAGATACAGGGGGACAACCTCCTGAAACTCTCGTTCACGCTGTACGAGTTCGTGCCTATCGACGTGAACGACTATGTGGACTACGGCGGTGAGCGGTACTGGGCGGTGGAGAAATACGCCCCTGCCCAGAAGAGCACCGTGGAATGGGAATACAGCCTCCAGTTGTACGGCATAGAGAGCCTGATCAAGCGTTTCCTCGTGTTGAACAACACGGACGGCGGGAACGAGGCGGTGTTCACGCTGACGGGCCGTCCCGTGGACCATGTACGGCTGATCGTGAAGAACATCAACGACGGCATGGACGGCACGACGAACTTCAAGGCGGGTGCCGTGGAGGGTACGGAGAACGTGGTGATAGACTACACGGGCAAGTACTGCCACGAGGCACTGAAGGAACTGGCGGAGGCCGTGGGCACGGAATGGTGGTTTGACGGTCAGACGCTGAACCTGTGCCGCTGCGAGCACGGCGAGGAGGTGGCGCTGGGCTACGACAAGGGGGTGACCTCGCTGGACCGCGACACGGCCGACGGGGCGAAGTTCTACACGCGGCTGTTCCCGATAGGCAGCACGAGGAACATCGACCCTGAGAAATACGGGCACAGCCGGCTGATGCTTCCTGACGGTGCGCAGTATGTGGACGTGAACGTGGAGAAGTACGGCATCATCCACCACTACGAGCAGAGTGCCTTCGCGGACATCTACCCTCGGCGCGTGGGCGTGGTGGGCAGCGTGCGCCACGAAGATGTAAAGGACAAGGACGGCAAACCCTTCACGATATACTACTTCCGGGACAACGACCTGCCCTTTGACCCGAACGACTACGAGATAGGCGGGCTGGTAAAGCGCGTGTCGTTCCAGGAGGGCAGCGAACTTGCCGGGCTGGGTACGGACAATGACCATTACTTTGAGGTCAATTTCAACAGCGACACGAAGGAGTTTGAAATCATCACGATATGGCCCTACGATGACGACACGCAGCTGCCGGGCGGCACGCTGGTGCCGAAGGCGGGCGATAAATACATCCTGTGGAACATCCGCATGCCGGACGAGTACTACGGGCTGGCGGAGAAGGAACTGCGCAGCGCGGTGGACGAGTACAACCGCAGGCACGCCTTAGACGTGAGCCGCTACAAGGCACCGACGGACCATGTGTGGATGGAGGACACGGGGACGGAACTGTTTATAGGCCGGCGCATACGATTAGAGAGCAAGGAGTATTTCCCCGAGACGGGCTACCGGCAGAGCCGTATCACGCGGATAAGCCGGAAGGTGAACCTGCCGGGGCAGATGGACCTTGAGATCAGCGATGCCCTCTCGACGGGGGCGATGGCGAAGATTGACGATGCCATCGCCGAGGCGAGGAACTATGCGGGGACGATGGTCGGCTCCATCAACGTGCCGGATATTATCCACAGCTGGGACACGACGAAGCCGGCGGACACGAACCTGTACAGTGCCAGAAGGACGCACAAGGAGTTCCTGAGCAAGAACAGCGAGGACCGTGCCCGGAAGAAAATCATCTTTGACGAGGGACTGGACCTCGGCGACTTCGAGGCGGGCACGCGGGGCGGTCGCCTTGATGGCAAGGGCAACGCGGAACTGCTGACGCTGGTGGTGCGCCAACTGCTGCGCAGCGCGAGGTTCGTGGACGGCTTCGGCGGCGAGGGGTGGCAGTTGTGGATAGACGAGCAGGAGCTGGCTAACCTTACCATCGACAAACTGACGGTTCGCCAGGTGATGACCGTGTTTGAACTGCTGGTAGAGAAGATCCGTAGCGTTGGCGGTCAGATTGTGGTGAGTGCCGCCAATGGCAAGATAAAGACCGTTGAGGAGGTGGACGGCTATTTCAAGATCACCTTCGAGCAAGAGAATACCTTCCGGGAACACGACCTTATGCGCTGTCAAACCTTCACAGGCGGCAACCTGAAATCGTACTGGGTGGAGGTGGCTGCAGTTGACGGCAATTCGGTACTGGTAGAAACGAGTGAGTTTGACACCGGCCTTCCGGCTGAAGCCGACGAGGTTGTGCTGATGGGCAACACCGAAGAGACAAAACGGCAGAATCTGATCCTCATATCAGCCACGGAAGACGGACAGCCCCGCGTTGATGTGATGGATGGCGTGAAGGCAAAGAACTTCAAGGACTGCCTCCGTGCCCGTCTTGGAAATCTTGACGGCATCAGGGACGACTGGTTCCCGGCGGACAACCAGCCTCACGGCAACGGCCTGTACAGCGACAACGCATACCTGCGCGGCACCTTCCTGCTCGTTACGGGTGAGGACATCAAGACGAAATTCGAGATAACGGAGGGAAAGATAGCGAGCAGCGTGTCCGCGCTCCGTCAGGACTTTGCCAGTGATAAGGGATATTTGAACAATCCCAGTTTTGATGATGGACTCTCCAAGTGGCTCACAGAAAACGAGACGGTGTTCTGGCTGGTCGGCAATAAGTGGGTTTGGGCCAACAAGAACGTGCTCACGAAAAAGGGCGACGGCGCGAGTGTTACAAAGGATGACGGGCGTGTGGTGGTGCATATAAAAAACAAGTATATCACGCAGAAGAACGCGAGCTTGAAGAGCGTACCCCCGATGAGTACGAATGCCGACGGCAAGAAGGAAGCCCTGCCGGTGTACCTGAGTTTCTTCTACCGCTGCGCGAAAGAAGGCATGCTGAAGGTGCGGTTCGAGAACGTGGATAAGACCGGCTTTGAGAACTTCAACTCCCTTGAGGTGGAGGAAGTGCTTATGCCGACGGAAGGCTACAAGCAGTACACCTGCACAGGACTTTGGAACGGCACGGGCGACTTCACGCTGAGCTTCACGGGGGACATCTACCTCTATATGCTCATCCTTAGTACGGATAAGATAGAGAGCCTGACCTACAAGTACCGCACGCTGTTCGAGCAGAGTGAGAAGCTGGTCAATATCGCAGCGCAAAACTTTGATAAAGACGGTCGTGTGCTTGCAGAGAGCGGTATTATGGTAAAGGCGGCTGGTTCGGGTATTTATGCGCAAGGTCCTGACGGGAAACTTGCCCTTATCGGGGTGGCTGTGGAAGAAGCTGACGGGGAGGGCAACACGAAGACGGTCATTAAGTTACTTGCCGATAACATCAAACTGGAGGGACTGGTAACGGCCAATGGAAATTTTAAGATACTGTCCGACGGCAGCATTGAGACTAACAATGCACAGATAAAGGGTTATGTATATTCCGTGTTCAAGAAGATAGATAAAAGCGATGCGGAAAAGTTGAGAGATGGGAATTTTATCTTTGGTAAAAACACAGAATACAAATTGAAGACAAACCTCTATGTAGATGCCACTTTTTGTGGTGTGGTGCTCCCTGTTTCGGAAGCCTATGAGGGAGCGAGGGTGCTGATAATGGACTCGTATTTTATAAAGACTCGAGCCGTTACCCCATCGACAACTATCCGTTCAGAGGATGGCAGCCCGATTGTGAGCGGAATGTTTGCACAGACGGCAACATCAGGTGAATTTCAGGCAGACGTGCTGACTATAGACGCAGGCTGTGTGGAACTGATACTTCAGAACATCGCGTCGGAGTATGACGAAGTGGGGAAACCATTGAGACAGTCGCTCCGCTGGGTACTGGTAAGTAACTCCTGCCAAAACCTATACTGGACATACAAAGGCAAAGGATATGCATACATATACAACCTCAATAAAGGATTATAACAAAAAGGCATTACGTACAGGCAAAGTTAAAACAATATAAGTATGAAAGTGATTTACAACCGGCTGCTGCCCCTTAAGGGGTTCAAGGCCATCAATCTTTTTGGTGTGGTACTGGTCAGGAAGGAATGCCGTATGACGGCCACCGACCTGAACCACGAGGCTATCCATACGGCACAGATGCGCGAGCTGCTGTATGTGCCGTTCTATGTGCTGTATGTGTTGGAATGGCTGTGGCTGCTGCCGAGATACAGGAAGCGGCACGAGGCTTACCGGAACATCAGCTTCGAGCGCGAGGCATACGCTCATCAGGCGGAGCCGGATTACTTGAAGGCAAGACCGAAATACAATCAATATAAATCATAACGATATGGCACTGACAGAACAGGAAAGACAGGATTTGAAGCAGGACATACTCTCGCAAATCAAGAGCGAGAGCCAGAGTGTAACCGAGCTGCAGGAGGTGCAGAGCCTCGACGGTGTGAAGACCTTACCGGCGATGCGCGGCGAGGAACTGGTGACCGCCCCGGTAAGTCTGCTGGGCAAGCCTGCCATTGATGCGGCAGCGCAGGCTCTGGCAGCCAAGCAGGCGGCAGATACCGCGGCGGAAAAGGCAGGGCAGGCAGCCACCAATGCCGACACGAAGGCACAGGCAGCACAGGAGGCCGCGCAGGTTGCGAACAAGGCCGCGGAAGACCTTGCTGCGGTAAAAGACTCCGCCCGGCAGGTCATCGACCGGTACGAAGATGTGGCTGTACAAGCCCTGAACGGTGCCACGGCCCGCTTTGACGGCATACTGGCGGATGTCGCCATTGAGCAGCAGAGTGCCTCGGCGGTAACGGGGGTGTACTTCATTGCCTCCAAGGGAGTGTTTGCCGGTAAACACGAGGGGAAGTATTACGGCAACTGGCAGGGCGCTGACCTCTACCTCACCGAGGACAGGAAGGAGATACAAAAAGACAAACTCTACCTGCTTGGCTCCGTACTCTACGCATGGAACGAGCAGGACGGCACGCTTGCCGAGGCCAGCGGCACAGGCGGCGGCAACACCATCAACGTGAGCGAGACCTATCCCCTCGAAACAGGCTACTACACGCTGGCCACAGCCATCAAGGCCGTGGAAGAGAAGCTGCGCGCCAAGGGCCGGTGCATCACCTTCGAGGTGTCGCAGGGGCGGTACCTGACGAAGCAGTTCGTCGGCACGAACCTGGCGACCTGGGAGAGCGAGAGCAGCTGGGATGACTTCGGCGGTGGCGGCACGGTGAAGAGCGTGACGCTGAACGGGCAGAAAGCCGTGCCGGACACGCAGGGCAACATCAGCCTGACGGTAAACGAGACCGAGGTGGACGAGACACTGGACGCGGAGAGCACGAACCCCGTGCAGAACCGTGCCGTCTCCGGCAAACTCAGTGAGATAGAGGCCGGCACCCTCTTCGACAGCGACGTGACGGAGGAGGATGACGGCAAGCAGACGGTGACGCTGAAGAACAAGAGCGGTGCGGCCATCACGCAGTTCACGCTTGCTGCCGGCGGAGGCGGTGGCGGCGGGGACACGGCGACGGCGAAGATCGTGCTGGGCGCGGGCGTGGACCACAGCGTCATCAAGGAGGGCGGCGACTGTATGCTGACCTACAGCTACGACCACCAGTATGTGGGCGGCGAGGACGCCGGAC
The Prevotella sp. HUN102 genome window above contains:
- a CDS encoding SHOCT domain-containing protein produces the protein MKPVEIEFLMRDNLTAGLDKSKMSVEQLLGAARRASLVINTKIEEQRKVIDGVNSDLDRMQRKLQTMKPGAGQQELLAEISACKKVLAEETGALQQLEKEHQQAKQGVAQLEQEYRKISISEEQAAAANKSLTDKIREQKAVVKQVEADVRALQKAYEQAAPGNAQGAALAELNAAKKALQEDKNILASLTEEQERNRESNKRLSRQLRELQNDMARMRLNGEQNTEEYRQMAQKAAQLSDTLGDLRAQTNILANDDANLQGFISGVNGLSGAFTTATGVMSLFASENENLMKVQARVQSVMAITMGLQQVFNALNKDSAFRLVTVTKVKNLLTAANYRLATSLGISNAAATALMATLTLGLSVVITGLIVAWNKYSDAQEEAARKAQERVEIESQGRAEMIKTRFEIDTTRESLKNFTGSKEEEKKKCEEMNRKYGEAFGYYDTVAQWYDVLTQKAEQYIQMLFLQAKAQALVNKAVEADEKVNKHKATKPGNADSDMGFFARMGHYMMTAESHGAYDGYAAIERYNKEAYDKRTKELEAERDGFLKQAADLEKQAASIGKSNNIGGHSAPDKPKKTKEKKPKDTKREEERLASELLALQQKNRQAEIDLLKEGSEKKRRQIRENYQKEIEELATQEKKWRDAQKGHLTQEQSDALEKGRSLAAQKQKDGEAEIAKEEAKKRLEQQRDEVQAMSGYLKTYGSFQQQKLAIAKETAQQIAEVDASEVSEATKKWQKAKILKEQQEREASLRFEEISRGIDWNALFSGVGNLTKEMMEPMMEQLRAYVETEDYRKADAETQQKVSDLIQEMRKYVGTDQSATWQKLDEAIKQFTDSVAAYDRAVKAEEAAVKARDEGKKRLASGDITEEEYKALEQKALELGAATAQARENMEDFGTALNRTSDEVANFTSGLTTALSNAKGWQGVEGFGGLQQSMGQIDQLKGTLDSILPQMGEGMAKTIGTTLSGTMGSALGSIGGGLQSVLSSGMGSVIGIVAQIPKLILDLANGIKSFVTGVLDSITELISLRWIDDLVVSILDAVGNLIDAIFDLPENLFKVLEGIVVNGVGGLLDTVLGRVGNILSFGALSSKGPSDWFTNSNEREVAAAIDRLSKRNELLEQAIEDLTDEMKSARGATAIRISSDAEKLQRETNENYKGIAQAQARYHSAHHSFNYYWGGYSDEQIARLSRQMGRQWTGDLWDLSPEEMKMLRSNVDMWKQIEDTGKGGYGGRVAEKLNAYIEQAGKLEEITATLYENLTTTTKANVFDDFLGSLYDLADGSEEVFDEIAENWQAMVNKMAVNNLVGAKFQKNLEDWYENLAKLNQARTNGELTDAEYRKRLDDLKAEYEGYVNSARSDIDQLRQEGIIKETDKAGGTTQSGKAGAFMAMSQDQGTKLEGLFVSGQMHWASIDDRVEDVAGKMDAAQQHLKKIEDNTGSSAASLSAIKDEIKKIVRDGIKVK